From the Hordeum vulgare subsp. vulgare chromosome 1H, MorexV3_pseudomolecules_assembly, whole genome shotgun sequence genome, the window CAGTTGCTTCACATGCCCGATAGGATCACAAGTTAGCAAAATTAGGGGGGTTTATCTGAAAGTTATCAATTTCTCCTTTGCTCAAGAAGCCAATTAGTTGCAGTGAACATATGCTTTGGTTGCTGTATGCAgcagagcaaagttatttgtagaAGCATTTTGTTTCTGTCTAGTGCTCGCTGCTGCAATTCATGCAGTCCTTATGGTTGCTGATACTGATTTCGTGCTGGTGATTGATCTCTGGCCGTGTTCACTTATTTTTGTTATATGCCTGTTCTTGATGTAGCTGGGATGGTCTGGAGCGGAGACTTGCCTGCTGTAGAGACGCTCAAGGAGAACATCGCTGCGTATTTCAATGTCCTGCAGGGTTTCCTTTTGGCTTGCCATGGAAGCACGGTCGGTGCTGGTCCTACTCTTCACAAGTATATCACTAGTTCTGCAAAGGGCGTGGTGGATTCCAGCTTCTCGTTGTTCAAGCTAGCTGTTTCTGCCTATGGTATGTGATATCCAACATCCTGATGCAGCTTATCTCTCGTTGTTCAGCTTATTTTTGTTATTTatagaagggtctctagatgctgCCTATGGTGTGTGATGGGTGACTAACATGCCTAAACTTGCCAATCTGATCTTTATATAGCTAAAGAGGAAACTAGTAACTTACGTATCTGGTGgtatttattttctgttttgttgtgattTTAGTTCATGAATGGGCAAAGTGGTACTGTAATAATTAGTAAACGACATGTGAAATAGCAATGCATCAGTTGTCGccttaaagaaaaaaaggggaaggttGCTAGTCTGTTCATACAGTTCTGAGGTATTGTGCATGATTTTGATTCTGCTTAGGAGTTCTGCTTAGTGCTACTGAAGATTTGGGCCATGCTTTTAATCCGCATTATTTTCTTCATGTTTTAAGTGGCCAGAATCAGCGCTAAATACGCTTGTTTGTGACATGCAGAATCTGGCAATCCTGACCGGAAAACAATCATACCTCCAGTGACAGGAACTGTATGGGAAGCTTGTCTTGCTCTTAAGAAGGTGCCTGCAACCAACTGTATCGCCATAGGCCGAGCTATGACGCAGATATGTGTATGTCTGAAGGATATCCTGCGTGAGATGAAAGAACTCCCAATTGGTGATTCTGATGATACCAGAGCTGAAAAATCTTCCAATGGAGATGTCGCCATGAGCTTTTCAGATAAAGATGAATCGTTCTGTGATCTTGAGGAAGATGAAGGCTTCACTGAGGAGGAGATAGCCGTTGCCAAGTTGATTATCGCTGTTACAGCAGATTCGCTTGATGCGGTGAAAGAAACAATCCGTTTCATCACTAGTTTGCTCAAGAGCTCTGGCAACCAAAGCGGTGCTGCTGAGGATAAGGTGGAGTCAATGGAGAATTTGCTGAGCCACTGCAGGGACGTTGCTGACCAGGTTAACGAGCTTGGGGCCTCCGTATATGCACAAGACCCATCTGAAATGAAGTCAGCCATAAGAAGACTGTACGTTGGCATCACAGGGATGTGTCAGGAAATAGCGGGCCTCGGTGGCTTGCCCAAGAACGCCTATGCAGCCTTCAGTGGATTTGAGAAGTCATTGAAAGCTCTTGAGGAAGAGATAGGTGAGGATGTCTTGGACGAAATGAAAAATCTTACCATCAGCCCATCCTGATTGTTGAAGCAGAAGACTTCTTTTATGATATGCCCACTGCAGAAGACTTCTTTTGTGATATGCCCTCTAATTATGTAGCAATGTTCTGATGTGTCTTCTAGTTGGAGTTATGAAGCTTGTGTTGTTCAACCAAACGAGTGCATAGTTCTTTCCAGTGAACAAGAGAATGCTGGGTGCTTAGTGTGGTATTGGAATCCCTGGTATGTCAAGGCAGTATGACTAGTTGTAATATATACAAGATATGTGCTAGATAATTTTGGGTGCTGTGATATCTAAGGTTGATTCTAGATGAACTATGGTAGTTACCCGGTGAATCATGTCCTGATTGTCGAAATGTCTGAACTTGTTAGACTAAACATCGTTATGATATGTCTTTCTAGTTCATAGCGATGCTGAAATCTGTCAAATCTgtcagtagttttgatgtgtactgGATTTGTGCTAGTTGCATATTGGTGCTGCACCGTGCCTCGCTTTATCTCGACATGTAGGTTGTAGAGCTTGAGAAAGTTCCCAATTTTGTCTATTAAATTTTGTTTGAATACCGAAGTGTCAATTTTTCTTTGCTCAGGATGGATTGATTGCATTAACACAACATGAGCACTACTGTCAATTTTTTTAAACAATTCCAAATAACAAGATAATGTGAAACACATTTTTAGTTCAAATTTTAGTTTGGTTTTATTGGGGCCTTCCTAATGAAGGAGGGCACCCTCAACAAATTAGTGTATGCTGCGGTTTTGTGGCGCGCACACGGTAttctttagagcatctccaacagtcgcgctatactagcgccgcgccgcaaaaaaggcagttttagcgcgcgcgcaacgcggcgggCGGCTCTAGCGGGCGCGCGCGGCATTTTCAGttcagcgcgctggccgaaacgcaatcaCGCACCCCTTATTTGCTGCGCCAGCTTCCGCGCGCGTgactctcccgcgctcgctcctcctctctcctGCGCTCGCTCCTCCACTCTCGCGCGCTCGCTCCCCACTGCCACCCCCTTCTGgccgcgccgccgctgccgctcgcgcCCCCGACAACTGTTTAGGCGctccccggcctatccccgcgccgccgtcgccgccccgcgcccgcTGGCGACCACTCaagcgcttccccggcctgtctccgatgcggccgccgcccgcgccccccggcgaccgttcaggcgcttctccggcctccccgcgccgccgcgcttccgccccacccccTCCTAGTCCCACCGGTCCTCGCGTGCCTCCGACGTCCGAGGAACAGCgctcgctgccgcgccgcgcctgcaaggtgttcgacaaaacgcctacaaggtatgtattgctccaaacttatgaatttggtgcatgttttgaattgtagtttttatagtatagtattgaacattgtagatgagttcgtcgtatgattcttccgaagaagaatttgatatggaagaggaggaggatcttgcacTGATAatagctatgcatatcaataaaaaaccgaagcacggtggttcggttatgggtcgggagaaaatttggagagataggattgatgcccataacagattgatgaagaactatttcgtggagaatcccacatacccggagtcgtattttcgttgccggtttaggatgagcacagacttgttcaagcgcattgcagagaaactagcgagccatgaccggtttttccagcaaaggacgaatgccgccggagagctcgggcatagcacctttctgaaggtgaTAGCCGcattgcgtatgttggcatacgatatcccggctgatctagttgatgatcacttggctatgggtgagagccaagccatcatgtgtgtcaagcgctttgcagtgggaattgtgcaagtatttggcgaggagtatttgagatctcccactgctgaagacgtcgcaaggctattggcgatgaacaaggctcacggctttcctggcatgcttggctcaatagattgcatgcattggagttggaagaattgtccaaaggcatggcatgggaaattccacggccaaaaaagggttccactataatccttgaagcggtggccgatcaggagacttggatttggcatgcattcttttgGAATGCGTGGATCTTTGAATGATATCAGtgttgtcaaccggtcaccactgatgaataagattgcagATGGTGAGTTGCCACCGGTGCAGTTTATAGCAAATGGCCGTACGTACAACTATGGCTATTAACTAGCGGATGGCATCTATTCAAAGTGGCAAACcttcgtgaagccgttgaaaaagccggaaggtaagaaaaatcttgatttccacaatgctcaggcgactgctagaaaagatgtggagagagcatttgagattttgcaagcccaatttgctattgtgagaggaccggctagattttgggattaaaaaatgctttggtacatcatgacgcttgtgtgatcatgcacaacatgatcatcgagaacgagcgtggccaagatttagactactcacagtatgagctcttgggacatcccatgcgagtgcgacggagggctgaaaaggtagcccgttttgttgcctcatatcacgccattcggcgtcccgcaacgcacaatgatcttcagaaggatctgattgaagagtggtgggcatggcatggacgacaaagaacatgatttggttgtgtttattgcatatttgtattgtattgttcatggactattggttgtgtttattgcattatttgttgtactgaacgataaactatttgtttgagttgtaatgactatttattgttgatttattttgtttgtttgatcatttttGCTCCTATTTTCTATTGGctgtgtttattgcattatttgttgtaccgaacgataaactatttgtttgagttgtaatgactatttattgttgatttattttgtttgtttgatcatttttGCTTCTATTTTCTAAAATGTACATGTGATTTGTGTGTGCTGCGCGCGctgcgctgcattatagcgcagCTGTTGGAGCCAGCGTCTATCCCCATGCTAAACCAGTCGAAGCGCGCGTGGCAAATACATTTTTTAAGcacggcgcgaagcgcggctattgaagatgctcttagtaAAAGGCGAAAGAATAGTTCGCTTTGTGGTCACCATGCAGCTCCGTGCTCTTGACATAGCGGCTGCATTCCTTGTATATCTCCCCTGCAGCCCATCCTTGTAGCTGAGCGGTATGGTACTATTCATAAAATCCGTCATCAGCTGCGTGCTTACATCTCCCATCCTGCTGTTGTTACAACATCTCCGGGCTTGGCCCAGCAGTCCACTCCAAATGCATCTGTGGAAGTTTGGGCCATAGGAAGGTCTTGAGACCTATCAAGCCCACAATTTTGCTTGGTTTGCTTCTTTACCGGAAAGTAGATCACGGTAGATGAAAAAAAGTAGATCATGGTAGCCACACATGGCTTAGTCTCCCTCATGATACTCTTTGTATTACGATGATCATTGATCAATAAAATCTAGTGGATTGTGCTAAAAAAACACCATGCTACCAACAACAATTTTGAATATTCCAAAAAATAATAATTGAATGCTTAAACAACCGAAGTTGCAACGGAACTTGAAACACattcttttttttttgcgagGAAACATAGTGTATTTATTCCAAGATCACACGATTACAATCGTTTGCAACGAGTTCAGCAATAAAAGGAGGGGGTTGGTTAAGCCAACATGCAGTACTATACTCAGTACGACCATACGTCGTTAAACAATGTGCAAACCTATTTTGCTCCCGGGAAATTTTAAGCGGAGTAAACACCCTATTCTCCAACAGCCCCTTAAACTCAGCGATAATGTGACCATAGGCAGATCTATCCATGTAACCATTCTTAATAGTCACCAATGTAGTTGTACAATCTCCTTGGATCATCTCGGAAGCGCCTAGTGCTGGATCGTGAGATTAACACCCTCCATTATCGCATGTAGTTTTGCCTCCAACGCATCATTACAATGGAAAATGCGGCAGAAGGCCGCAAATATTACCGCTCCCTAGTCATCTCGCATGATCATGCTAGAACCAACAAAACCATCTCTTTgacaataagatccatcaactg encodes:
- the LOC123449632 gene encoding uncharacterized protein LOC123449632, with translation MSKKGAKKAAAGGGELSCFLQPHLQTITDTLQMMSEAAPGGLERTEWSEVVALGDVVSRQATVAGMVWSGDLPAVETLKENIAAYFNVLQGFLLACHGSTVGAGPTLHKYITSSAKGVVDSSFSLFKLAVSAYESGNPDRKTIIPPVTGTVWEACLALKKVPATNCIAIGRAMTQICVCLKDILREMKELPIGDSDDTRAEKSSNGDVAMSFSDKDESFCDLEEDEGFTEEEIAVAKLIIAVTADSLDAVKETIRFITSLLKSSGNQSGAAEDKVESMENLLSHCRDVADQVNELGASVYAQDPSEMKSAIRRLYVGITGMCQEIAGLGGLPKNAYAAFSGFEKSLKALEEEIGEDVLDEMKNLTISPS